One window of Nostoc sp. C052 genomic DNA carries:
- a CDS encoding metallophosphoesterase, which produces MKLISDPPIPVKIQKMKERVRWMHPSFVQRGIDQTSIVIDDRREDNPEFSFMVIGDSGTKSHSRHHPQRKVAELMLPHRNDCSFVLHTGDVIYVVGSQEYYSTNFIEPYREFLVGGDNPKSIPYDRMVFNLPFLPVLGNHDYYDVPLMYRLVTGTTSSLRHLFRYKDIEIGWHGSYQGNAYARAFMDYTQAIASPQELERHLDRHYTAKTDTGRCLRYEPGQFTRLPNRYYTFRYGGIDFFALDSNTFNTPSPLPATQEGEIYRQELQKRRHEIDREELQILKICDRLNPDKPTEAEQLDDLSAKLDQINEIKIDIEKQLASQKMPAIDFEQLEWLRSRLIESWNNSEVRGRVIFFHHPPYVTEATKWNQAQTLAVRHRLRWVFEQVAETLGSLIKERPIVDLILNGHAHCLEHLCTTDTGFADSHINCIISGGSGHRPRYQRRGGTELMETFTEIAGKPSRKVADSRLFVGRHDYNFQNRLPYSCVRIDVLDGSPPKFIIRPLITERVEDKWHNTELEPFVI; this is translated from the coding sequence ATGAAATTGATTTCCGATCCACCGATTCCTGTGAAAATTCAAAAGATGAAGGAACGGGTGCGGTGGATGCATCCAAGTTTTGTGCAACGGGGAATTGACCAAACTAGTATAGTTATTGACGATCGCAGAGAAGATAATCCAGAATTTTCCTTTATGGTTATCGGTGATTCTGGCACTAAATCCCATTCTCGACACCACCCCCAACGAAAAGTTGCCGAACTGATGCTTCCTCACCGCAATGATTGCAGTTTTGTGTTGCACACAGGCGATGTTATTTATGTGGTGGGTTCCCAAGAGTATTATTCAACAAACTTTATTGAGCCTTATCGGGAATTTCTGGTTGGTGGTGACAACCCGAAAAGTATTCCTTATGACCGCATGGTGTTTAATCTACCGTTCTTGCCAGTACTCGGTAATCATGATTACTACGATGTGCCGTTGATGTACCGTTTAGTTACTGGTACAACATCCTCACTACGTCACCTGTTCCGCTACAAAGATATTGAGATTGGCTGGCATGGATCGTATCAAGGTAATGCCTATGCACGAGCATTTATGGATTACACCCAGGCGATCGCTTCCCCACAAGAGTTAGAACGTCATTTAGATCGGCACTACACCGCGAAGACCGATACAGGACGATGTTTGCGTTACGAACCTGGACAGTTTACCCGCTTACCCAATCGTTATTACACCTTTCGTTACGGCGGGATTGACTTTTTCGCACTAGATTCTAATACCTTTAATACACCGTCACCTCTACCTGCAACTCAAGAGGGAGAAATTTACCGTCAGGAATTGCAAAAGCGTCGCCATGAGATCGATCGAGAAGAATTACAGATTTTGAAAATATGCGATCGCCTCAATCCAGATAAACCCACTGAAGCGGAACAACTCGATGACCTTAGTGCCAAATTAGACCAAATCAACGAGATCAAAATTGACATTGAAAAACAATTGGCATCTCAGAAAATGCCTGCGATCGATTTTGAACAACTTGAATGGTTGCGAAGCAGACTAATCGAATCTTGGAATAACTCTGAAGTGCGCGGACGTGTAATCTTTTTCCACCATCCCCCCTACGTCACAGAAGCTACCAAATGGAATCAGGCACAAACCTTGGCGGTTCGCCACCGCTTACGCTGGGTGTTTGAACAAGTTGCAGAAACTCTTGGTTCTTTAATTAAAGAACGTCCCATAGTCGATTTGATTTTAAACGGTCATGCTCACTGTTTGGAGCATCTTTGCACAACTGATACCGGATTTGCGGACTCTCACATTAACTGCATTATCTCTGGTGGTAGTGGTCATCGTCCCCGTTATCAACGGCGAGGGGGGACTGAATTGATGGAGACTTTTACGGAAATTGCAGGTAAACCCAGCCGGAAAGTTGCAGATTCAAGGCTTTTTGTGGGTCGTCATGACTACAATTTCCAGAACCGACTACCTTACTCATGTGTGCGGATTGATGTTCTGGATGGTAGCCCGCCCAAGTTTATCATCAGACCGCTGATTACTGAACGGGTTGAAGATAAATGGCATAACACTGAACTTGAACCTTTTGTGATTTAA
- a CDS encoding glycosyltransferase family 39 protein, whose amino-acid sequence MHDSSKTIQKNHDDLFFNSFKLLTIVLIVIGILMRFINIDEKITWADETFTYLRIYGNTKSDLMQEVVNSQILTAGTLLQKYQSPGVGKSIIDIVKGLAVEDPKHPPLYFVMTNLWVQCFGSTVVATRSFSAFISLLIFPALYWLCQELFQSKIVGLVAIAIIAVSPFYLVYAQEARMYSLYTLNILLSSGALLRAMRLNTKPSWSIYSVTLLLGLYTHFLFSLVAIGQGIYVAVNQGLRARKILIAYLSAFLAGIFAFLPWLFLIITQSDKVQETINWSKRIVPLNDLVDAWQIHWARIFFDITSEYRYQNQLQNSLWFLIIRLLVILLFYAVYFLVRKTPKSTWSFVLILISLTALSKSWRKFITM is encoded by the coding sequence ATGCATGACTCATCTAAAACAATTCAAAAAAATCATGATGATTTATTCTTTAATAGTTTCAAGCTGCTAACTATCGTTTTGATAGTTATAGGGATATTGATGAGATTTATTAATATTGATGAAAAAATCACTTGGGCAGATGAAACATTTACTTATTTAAGAATTTATGGGAACACCAAATCAGATTTAATGCAGGAAGTAGTTAATAGCCAAATATTAACTGCTGGAACATTATTACAAAAATATCAAAGTCCTGGTGTTGGCAAAAGTATAATTGATATTGTTAAAGGGTTAGCGGTAGAAGATCCAAAACATCCACCCCTATATTTTGTGATGACAAATTTGTGGGTGCAATGCTTTGGAAGTACAGTGGTAGCCACAAGAAGTTTTTCTGCCTTTATAAGTTTATTAATTTTTCCTGCTCTCTATTGGCTATGCCAAGAATTATTTCAATCAAAAATCGTCGGTTTAGTAGCAATTGCTATTATAGCTGTATCGCCATTTTATCTTGTGTATGCTCAAGAAGCCAGAATGTATAGTTTGTATACACTAAATATCTTGCTATCTAGTGGTGCATTGCTCAGAGCAATGAGGTTGAATACAAAACCAAGCTGGAGTATTTATTCTGTTACTTTATTGCTGGGATTATACACACATTTTTTATTTAGTTTGGTAGCAATTGGGCAAGGTATTTATGTAGCTGTCAATCAAGGACTCCGAGCCAGGAAAATATTGATTGCTTATCTGAGCGCATTCTTAGCTGGAATATTCGCTTTTCTTCCCTGGCTATTTTTAATTATTACTCAATCAGATAAAGTTCAAGAAACAATAAATTGGTCGAAGCGTATTGTGCCGTTAAATGATTTAGTAGATGCATGGCAGATTCATTGGGCGCGTATTTTTTTTGATATAACATCGGAGTATCGTTACCAAAATCAATTACAAAATAGTCTTTGGTTTTTAATTATTAGACTCTTAGTAATTTTATTATTTTATGCAGTTTATTTCCTTGTTCGTAAAACGCCCAAGTCAACTTGGTCTTTTGTTTTAATATTAATTTCATTGACAGCACTAAGTAAGTCGTGGAGAAAATTTATAACTATGTAA
- a CDS encoding ABC transporter substrate-binding protein — translation MHDFFNPPRHAKRKMKKVSRYLRSLLLVLLVGILALVGCQSILPGIKEDKVIHLTLWQGVNPPPNRDVLQKLVDKFNQSQPDIQVESLYIGQQDQQTPKILAAVVGNAPPDLLWYNPTIAGQLVELDALLPLDEMLEKSPVKAEIDPALYGSMKYNGKIWSVPFATNNVGIFYRPSLFKAAGITELPRTWQEFGQVAKKLTRDTNGDGRTDQYGMFLPLGKGEFTVFTWLPFMWSGGGDLVSDDSQNAAAVNLEDNQGAIAALQFWRNLITDGSAILSGPERGYETDDLLTGKVAMQLNGPWNLGEFQKTGVDFDVFPIPVGQKPATIIGGENLFFFKTTLERQRAAFKFVEYALSEEFQTELALGTGYLPVNLKSRESQKYQDFIKKIPQLKVFLDQTKYGRSRPIFPGYNRISDSVGRAIESVLLGKSSPAESLKVTQQRLDLIFK, via the coding sequence ATGCACGATTTCTTTAACCCTCCTCGCCATGCCAAGCGAAAAATGAAGAAAGTGTCACGCTACCTTCGGAGCTTACTGCTTGTGTTATTGGTGGGCATACTAGCTTTAGTTGGATGTCAAAGTATCTTACCTGGTATTAAGGAAGATAAAGTAATTCATTTAACTCTTTGGCAAGGTGTCAATCCGCCGCCAAATCGCGATGTGCTGCAAAAGTTGGTGGATAAGTTTAATCAATCCCAACCAGATATTCAAGTAGAGTCGCTTTATATTGGGCAACAGGATCAGCAAACGCCCAAGATTTTAGCGGCGGTGGTAGGAAATGCACCCCCAGATTTGTTGTGGTACAATCCGACGATCGCAGGTCAATTAGTAGAACTCGATGCGCTTTTACCTTTGGATGAAATGCTCGAAAAATCTCCAGTAAAAGCCGAAATTGACCCAGCTTTGTATGGATCAATGAAATACAACGGTAAGATTTGGTCTGTGCCCTTTGCTACGAATAACGTTGGTATTTTTTATCGTCCGAGTTTGTTTAAGGCTGCGGGAATTACTGAATTACCCAGGACTTGGCAGGAGTTTGGGCAAGTTGCAAAAAAATTAACTCGTGATACCAATGGTGATGGTCGAACCGATCAATATGGGATGTTTCTGCCTTTGGGGAAGGGAGAATTTACAGTATTCACCTGGCTACCGTTTATGTGGAGTGGTGGCGGTGATTTGGTGAGTGATGATTCACAAAATGCCGCAGCAGTAAATTTGGAAGATAATCAAGGGGCGATCGCAGCTTTGCAATTCTGGCGCAATTTAATTACGGATGGTTCCGCTATTTTATCTGGGCCGGAACGAGGTTATGAAACAGATGACTTGCTGACTGGCAAAGTTGCAATGCAATTAAATGGCCCTTGGAATCTGGGAGAATTTCAAAAGACTGGTGTCGATTTTGATGTTTTTCCCATTCCGGTTGGGCAGAAACCTGCTACTATTATTGGCGGTGAGAATCTCTTCTTTTTCAAAACTACACTAGAACGCCAAAGAGCAGCATTTAAGTTTGTCGAATATGCTTTAAGTGAAGAATTTCAGACAGAATTAGCATTGGGAACTGGCTATTTACCAGTTAATTTGAAGTCTCGTGAAAGTCAAAAGTATCAGGATTTTATCAAAAAAATTCCACAGTTGAAGGTATTTTTAGATCAAACTAAATACGGGCGATCGCGTCCAATATTTCCTGGTTACAATCGTATTTCTGACAGTGTAGGTCGGGCCATTGAATCTGTATTGTTGGGCAAAAGTTCGCCAGCAGAATCACTCAAAGTAACTCAGCAGCGATTAGATTTGATTTTTAAGTGA
- a CDS encoding YebC/PmpR family DNA-binding transcriptional regulator has protein sequence MAGHSKWANIKRQKAVVDAKKGKTFTQLSRAIIVAARSGVPDPALNFQLRTAIDKAKAASIPNDNIERAIAKGAGTFGGDNAIFEAIRYEGYGPGGVAILIEALTDNRNRTAADLRVAFSKNGGNLGETGCVSWMFDQKGVCVVQGVVDEEQLLEASLEGGAQSYEMIEDEMAEVFTDIGNLETLSQSLKEQGIKVVDAELRWIPSNSVEVTDLNQARSLFKLIDTLEGLDDVQNVTANFEIAEELMDISIY, from the coding sequence ATGGCAGGACATAGTAAATGGGCAAATATTAAGCGCCAGAAGGCGGTAGTAGATGCAAAAAAGGGAAAAACTTTCACTCAGTTATCCAGGGCGATTATTGTTGCAGCTAGAAGCGGTGTACCAGATCCAGCTTTGAATTTTCAACTTCGCACGGCAATTGACAAGGCAAAGGCTGCGAGTATCCCTAATGATAATATTGAACGAGCGATCGCTAAAGGTGCAGGCACTTTTGGCGGAGATAATGCGATCTTTGAAGCGATTCGCTACGAAGGTTACGGACCTGGTGGTGTAGCAATTTTAATCGAAGCCCTCACAGATAATCGCAATCGCACTGCTGCTGACTTGCGTGTAGCTTTTAGTAAAAATGGTGGCAATCTTGGTGAAACAGGTTGCGTTAGCTGGATGTTTGACCAAAAAGGCGTTTGTGTTGTCCAGGGTGTGGTTGACGAAGAACAGCTTTTAGAAGCATCCCTCGAAGGCGGTGCCCAGTCTTATGAGATGATTGAAGATGAGATGGCTGAGGTATTTACTGACATCGGAAATTTAGAAACCCTTAGCCAGTCACTCAAAGAGCAAGGTATTAAGGTAGTTGATGCCGAATTGCGCTGGATTCCTAGTAATAGTGTAGAAGTTACCGATCTCAATCAGGCGCGATCGCTTTTCAAGCTAATTGATACTCTAGAAGGATTGGATGACGTGCAAAATGTCACAGCGAACTTTGAAATAGCAGAAGAATTGATGGATATCAGCATTTATTAA
- a CDS encoding DUF4440 domain-containing protein has product MKADYLEESLLRQLEERLLQPDVRKSAKDIMDLLADEFIEIGSSGRVFDKQQIIESLQNEPIESLIQRSIAEFKTLVLATGVILVTYRIVRDISGEQPVHSLRSSIWKLNNDQWKMIFHQGTLVRE; this is encoded by the coding sequence ATGAAAGCAGATTATTTAGAAGAATCACTTCTTCGTCAATTGGAGGAGCGTTTGCTTCAACCTGATGTCAGAAAATCAGCTAAAGATATCATGGACTTACTTGCTGATGAGTTCATTGAAATCGGAAGCTCAGGGCGTGTTTTCGATAAACAGCAAATAATCGAGAGCTTGCAAAATGAACCCATAGAATCCCTGATTCAAAGATCGATCGCAGAATTTAAAACGTTAGTTTTAGCAACAGGGGTTATTTTAGTAACTTATCGTATAGTCAGAGATATATCTGGCGAACAGCCTGTGCATTCATTGCGAAGTTCCATCTGGAAATTGAACAACGATCAATGGAAAATGATCTTTCATCAGGGCACTTTAGTCAGAGAATGA
- a CDS encoding RNA-binding protein codes for MSIYVGNLSYDVTQDALSAVFAEYGTVKRVQLPTDRETGRLRGFAFVEMNSEDEETKAIEALDGAEWLGRDLKVNKAKPREDRGGGSFGGGNRGGGGGYNRNNRY; via the coding sequence ATGTCAATTTACGTTGGTAACCTCTCCTATGATGTTACACAAGATGCGTTGAGTGCTGTATTTGCAGAATATGGTACTGTTAAACGTGTTCAACTACCTACAGACCGTGAAACAGGTCGTTTACGCGGCTTTGCTTTCGTGGAAATGAATTCGGAAGATGAAGAAACAAAAGCCATTGAAGCCCTTGATGGTGCTGAATGGCTTGGTCGTGACCTCAAAGTAAATAAAGCCAAGCCTAGAGAAGACAGAGGTGGTGGTTCCTTTGGTGGTGGCAATCGTGGCGGTGGCGGCGGCTACAACCGCAACAACCGCTACTAA
- a CDS encoding phycobiliprotein lyase — protein MTSLLKIAQTADEAQISEFFQESVGKWRSQRRYYSLPQGETKEMESIVTINFLKQGCDELQKLAQMHDLYDTGSLICGAAVTWESTDLLKDRKESQGSTLFGAVGNILYRDRGFAISKPVTAHYYFSNPKTMCLRTEYNGSVFEEELKLIGSKYRTRQTIISRAGEQLMIGQYLEKRVD, from the coding sequence GTGACATCATTGCTAAAAATTGCACAAACCGCTGACGAAGCCCAGATTTCCGAATTTTTCCAGGAATCTGTGGGTAAGTGGCGATCGCAACGACGCTATTACAGCCTACCTCAGGGAGAAACCAAGGAGATGGAGAGTATAGTTACGATCAATTTTCTCAAGCAGGGTTGTGATGAATTGCAAAAGCTAGCTCAGATGCACGATTTGTATGATACGGGTAGCTTAATCTGTGGTGCAGCAGTTACATGGGAAAGTACGGATCTGCTGAAGGACAGGAAAGAGTCGCAAGGTTCAACATTATTTGGGGCTGTGGGAAATATTCTATATCGCGATCGCGGTTTTGCCATATCCAAACCAGTTACCGCCCACTATTATTTCTCCAACCCTAAAACCATGTGTTTGAGAACTGAATACAACGGTTCAGTCTTTGAAGAAGAGTTAAAGCTAATTGGCAGCAAATACCGCACCAGACAAACCATTATCTCTCGTGCTGGTGAACAATTGATGATTGGTCAATATTTAGAAAAGAGAGTGGATTAG
- a CDS encoding efflux RND transporter periplasmic adaptor subunit, which translates to MILDRKKPHKQVKISPLAAANQVINTQLNSVMKTDVAVVDTKSSVDTKGSSPFATILLIPCMLGIGLLTANCGALPKEEVADAQSQSPGSGQRGGATAVDAAIARTDTLQTQPEYTGNTTPFRIVSVRSQVEARLLALNLDVGDTVKLGQNVGQLDDAILSTQLKQAEAELAALKSEVARATNQVSNARADVERARLEVVQAQADSERQQNLFKAGAIAEQTAQQARTQAKTAAQALRAAQEQVRTEQQAVAAAQGRVLAQQALVAQTKERRSYARLTSPITGVVTEKVTEPGNLLQAGSEVLKIGDFNRVKVVVQVSELELAQIQVGQSVQVRLDAFPKETLIGRVTRISPAADATARLIPVEVVIPNTQAKIGSGLLARVNFQTQTQQRVVVPQTAIQKQAGAAKRAEKEQENPSGTLFVVKDTEGKTKVATRAVTLGQRADGRVEILSGLQAGERYVVRSGKPLKEGDTVSLSILSEKQ; encoded by the coding sequence ATGATTTTGGACAGAAAGAAGCCGCACAAGCAGGTGAAAATCTCACCTTTGGCAGCCGCTAACCAGGTAATTAATACCCAGTTAAATTCAGTTATGAAAACTGATGTGGCTGTTGTAGATACAAAGAGTAGCGTTGACACAAAGGGGTCTTCCCCTTTCGCAACCATATTATTAATTCCCTGTATGCTGGGCATAGGACTGCTGACAGCAAATTGTGGAGCGCTCCCCAAGGAAGAAGTAGCTGATGCCCAATCTCAAAGTCCTGGTAGTGGACAACGTGGTGGTGCAACGGCTGTAGATGCAGCGATCGCTCGAACTGATACGCTGCAAACACAACCAGAATACACAGGTAATACAACACCTTTTCGGATTGTATCAGTGCGATCGCAAGTAGAAGCCCGGTTGTTGGCTTTGAACCTTGATGTTGGCGATACAGTAAAGCTTGGGCAAAATGTCGGGCAATTAGATGATGCCATCCTTTCGACCCAATTAAAGCAAGCAGAAGCAGAACTAGCAGCCCTGAAATCAGAAGTAGCGAGGGCAACTAATCAGGTAAGCAATGCCCGTGCAGACGTTGAACGGGCGCGGTTAGAAGTAGTACAAGCTCAAGCAGACTCAGAACGGCAACAGAATCTATTCAAAGCTGGAGCGATCGCTGAACAAACTGCCCAGCAAGCACGTACCCAGGCAAAAACAGCTGCCCAAGCATTGCGGGCAGCCCAGGAACAAGTTCGGACAGAACAGCAAGCCGTCGCTGCCGCCCAAGGTAGAGTACTTGCCCAACAAGCATTGGTTGCTCAAACCAAAGAGCGTAGGTCTTATGCTCGATTGACATCTCCCATCACTGGCGTAGTCACAGAAAAGGTGACAGAACCAGGCAACCTACTGCAAGCAGGTAGCGAAGTCTTGAAAATTGGCGACTTTAACCGTGTCAAAGTTGTTGTGCAAGTTTCCGAATTAGAACTAGCACAAATTCAAGTTGGGCAGTCTGTACAAGTCCGTTTAGATGCCTTCCCCAAAGAAACATTAATTGGCAGAGTTACACGCATTTCTCCAGCTGCCGATGCCACAGCCCGCTTGATACCTGTGGAAGTAGTGATTCCTAACACTCAAGCCAAGATTGGCAGCGGATTACTGGCGCGGGTCAATTTTCAAACCCAGACTCAACAGCGGGTAGTAGTGCCGCAAACAGCGATTCAAAAACAAGCAGGGGCAGCAAAGAGAGCAGAAAAAGAGCAAGAAAACCCATCAGGGACGCTATTTGTGGTGAAAGACACAGAAGGCAAGACGAAAGTAGCGACGCGTGCAGTTACTTTAGGACAAAGGGCTGATGGGAGAGTGGAAATTTTATCCGGTTTGCAAGCAGGAGAGCGCTACGTTGTTCGGAGTGGTAAGCCGTTAAAAGAAGGTGACACTGTGAGTCTTTCAATTCTTTCAGAAAAGCAATAG